Within the Mucilaginibacter sp. CSA2-8R genome, the region CAATTACAAAGAGATTGACTTACTGAAACCTTACATCAATCAACCGGGCGAGCAATACTTTTTTAAGCTGAATGATGACTGGCTGGCCATCGGCAAGCCACACCGGGAAAGCCTGGAAATATTGCAGCAATACTTATATCTAAAAAAATCGGGTGTACGATTGGGAAAATTAGCCGGTAAAGAATTAATACCTGACCACGAACTGGCATTAAGCCTCATCATCAACAAAAATGCTTTTATACAAACCGAACTTACTTACGACCAAGCCATCGCTTATTTGCGCAAAGACAACATTGAAGACCTCGACATTCAAGAAAAAGGCTGGAGCCTGATGACCTACCAGGGGTACGCCTTAGGCTGGGCCAAACTTTTACCCAACCGCATTAATAATTATTATCCTAAAGAGATAAGGATTTTGGCTCAAGCTCCAGCCCCTAAAGGGGGAGGTCCTGAGACGCAAGAATAAAAATACAAGCTATCCTACTTTTCAAAAGCTCCCCCTTTAGGAGGCCGGGGGGGGGGGCTTGGGCTGGAGGTTAGGATTTTAATATTCCCCCGTACTCAACATCACCAATGTACAAGCCGACAGCGTTTCGATACCACGCTCATTAGCTAAGCGGCGCAATTCGGCGTTTTCGGTACCCGGATTAAATATGATACGCTTAGGGTGGGTAGCTAAAATATAATCGTACAACGGCGGCTGATTTTGCGGCCCTACATATAAGGTGATGGTATCAATATCATCATGTACCTCTTCAGGTTTCTCGATAACGACACCGGCAACCTCACCCTTTTTTATACCCACATTTACAATGGGATGCCCGGTACGCACCAGGCGGTTGGCTGCCAAATAGGCATAACGGCTACTGTCGGGCGTTGCGCCTAATATTAAAGTTTTCTTTTCTCTAACTAACATGATTTATACGGTTTAATAAGGCTATTTGGCCGGTATGATAAATTTGATGTTCAATTAAGCCTTTGACCATCTCTTGATAAGTAGGTCTAGGCTCAAACACACCACGTGTATCATCAATTAAATTATTCCACTGATCGTTAGAAAAAGCTTGCAGCGCTTTAACCAAATTGCTGTTAGCCTCATCTAAATCTGTAACCAACGCATTCCAGTTTTGTTCAGATGCCTCACCCGGCTCAGGCCAGTCGCCCCTTGCAGGTTCTGCTGCTGTACTACCGTTTAAACGGCTGGTCACTTCTTCGGTCCAGGCCATCATGTGTAACACTAAATGAGCTATGGAATGCGCCGCACCTGGCAGCATAGCAAATGCGGCTGTCCAATTACATTCGGCTATCAGCGTATTAATGGGCTGCCCATACCAAGGTTTACCTACAAAAGTATTTTCTAATTGTTGCTGGAGTTGTTCTGCCACGGTCATATCATACAGCCGACAATTATAATACCACAAGCCTCGGTTGGCAGCAGATAAAGTATGAGTGAACACCCCTTTTACAAAAGCGATATAAATTTTTAATTTTATTTAAAATGTTTTGCCGGGCTGTTCGTCTGCCATAGTAACAAAACATTATACATTGGTTTCCGCCTTAATGCCCGATAATAAAAGAAACTTAACCCTGCAAGCTATTAAAGATTATGGCAAGAGCTTGCTGTTGTTTATTAGGCGGCGGGTAAAAAACGATGCTGATGCCGAAGACATACTGCAGGATGTTTGGTACCAGTTGAGTATCGTAGTAAATGCCGCCCCCATTGAGCAAACCGGCGCATGGCTTTACCGCGTAGCGCGCAATAAAATTACCGACAAATACCGCAAGCGTACCGAGTGGCTACTGGACGATTTACTGCCTGAAGATAACGACGGAGAAGGCGAAACAGATTCGGGCTGGATGGATATGCTGATGAGTGAAAGCCAAACACCGGAGAGTGAATACATACGCAACCTGTTTTGGGAAGAGCTTTTTACCGCGTTAGACGAGTTACCCGCCGAACAAAAACAGGTGTTTATATGGCAGGAACTGGAGCATAAAACCTTTGACGAAATTGCGGACGAAACCGGAGTTAAGGTGCAAACGCTGGTATCGCGCAAGCGTTACGCGGTACTGCACTTGCGCAAAAGGCTCAAACAATTGTATGATGACATGAACGATTTTTAAAGAATTAAAAATGAAAAAAATATTTTATAAAGGACGGTTTGTATTTATCCCTTTAATGGCTGCAGCATTTTTATCGCTGATTAGCTTCATCGTGATGCAGCTTTGGAATAATTTGCTGCCCGAGATACTGCAGGTGCGGACTATTACTTTTTGGCAGGCCATGGGCTTGTTTGTGCTATGCAAAATTCTGTTTGGGTTTGGCAAGCCGGGCGGCTTTGGCAGGGGCGGGTTTGGGATGCGTGCTAAAATGGCCGAAAGGTTAGAGCAAATGAGCTCCGAAGAACGGGCACGTTTTCAAGAACAGTTTGGTGATCGCATGTGCCGCAAACGTGGCCGTTGGGGCCGTGCCGACTGGCCAGAAAATGAACTTAAAACTGAGGCTGATAAAAATGCACAGTAGTTTAAGACTGCTATATGCCAGTTGCAAGAAGCAGGTGTACAAACTGCTTACGACTTTGCCCTACTTTTCGCAACTGGCATTTAATGTGTTGAGCAGCGTTTAAGCC harbors:
- a CDS encoding CoA-binding protein; translated protein: MLVREKKTLILGATPDSSRYAYLAANRLVRTGHPIVNVGIKKGEVAGVVIEKPEEVHDDIDTITLYVGPQNQPPLYDYILATHPKRIIFNPGTENAELRRLANERGIETLSACTLVMLSTGEY
- a CDS encoding DinB family protein — its product is MAEQLQQQLENTFVGKPWYGQPINTLIAECNWTAAFAMLPGAAHSIAHLVLHMMAWTEEVTSRLNGSTAAEPARGDWPEPGEASEQNWNALVTDLDEANSNLVKALQAFSNDQWNNLIDDTRGVFEPRPTYQEMVKGLIEHQIYHTGQIALLNRINHVS
- a CDS encoding sigma-70 family RNA polymerase sigma factor, encoding MPDNKRNLTLQAIKDYGKSLLLFIRRRVKNDADAEDILQDVWYQLSIVVNAAPIEQTGAWLYRVARNKITDKYRKRTEWLLDDLLPEDNDGEGETDSGWMDMLMSESQTPESEYIRNLFWEELFTALDELPAEQKQVFIWQELEHKTFDEIADETGVKVQTLVSRKRYAVLHLRKRLKQLYDDMNDF